The genomic interval GCCGTCGATCATGTCGGCGACCGCCGGCGAGGCGAGCCGAAAATGGCGATGCCGCCCCCTCGGGACCACGCGGAGCAAGCCCGCCGTGGTCAGCTTCGCGAGATGGGCGCTCGCGGTCGGCGGGGTGACGCGCGCGGCCCGGGCCAGCTCGCTCGCGGTCAGGGAGCGGCCATCGAGCAGCGCCGACACCATGGTCGCCCGCGCGGGGTCGCCGACCAGCGCCGCGATCTCGGCGATGATGGGGCCGGTGATCATGTCCGGGGCCTCGCTAGCGCGCCCGCGAGGCGCGCATAGCCGATCTGCGGAGTCCCGTCCGCGCTACCCGCGGCGGCGCCGTCCGTTCACCGTCGACATTTCCGTTCGCTCCTGCGCTCGGGGGTGGAACGCTCGCAAGACCATACCACCGACCGTTCTGGACCGGCCACCCTTTGCGCGGCCGCCTCCGCGCTCGGGAGCCAGTCGGCCGGCGGATGGTGCCGGCCCAGCCGCGTTTCAGCAATAAGCCGATTGGGCGCGCGATTGCGCGGTGCCACCCGGTCGTCTATCCTGTCGCCGAGTCTCCAGTGATCATCTGACCAGTGAACCATCAGGACGGAGGAGAGAGATGGCAATCGGCACCAGCTTTCGATCGCTCGCGACCGTTCTGACTGCCCTGCTCGTCGGATTCGCGGCCACGCTCGCCGGCTGCACCACCGCGGGTAACTCCGTCGCGGTGTCCGACATCAAGACCGTGACCGGCTCGTGGCAAGGCATCGTGTACCCAAGCTCCGAGCTGGACCCGTACCGGGTGACGCTGACGATCCGGGAGGACGGCACTTACGACGTCGTGTCCGCCCCCAGACAATCGCTGGGCACGTCGCGCGGAAAGGGGACGGTCGAGATCCGCGACGGGCGTCTCATCATGGAGGGCACGAGGGGCCGCGGCGTGGGACGGGTGCTGAAAGATCGCGACGGCAACCTCACGATGATCGTCGACGCGACGCTATCCGACAACAGCACGCTGTCGGTCCAGCTCTCGCCCAGCAAGTAGCGAGGGCCGCGCCCGCGGAGGCCGCCCTGTGAACGCCGACGCGGTGTGGGACGCGGGCGACCTCGGCTGCGGGGACCTCGTGCTGCAGCTGCGCTTTCGCATGGAGGCGCTCTCCGCCGGCCAGGTCCTGCACCTGGTCGCGCTGGATTCCGGCGCGCCGGCCGACCTGCCGGCCTGGTGCCGGCTCACCGGCCACCGCCTGCTGTCGGCCGAGCATCCCGTCTACCTCATCCGCCGAAAGGAGTCTTGACCATGGCCGGCAAGTTCTGCGTCAACCTCACCCACGCCCACGACAATCCCGACAAGGCCACCGTGGGCTTCGTCATCGCCAACGCCGCGGTCGGTTCCGGCAAGGAGACGCTCGTCTTCCTGAGCGTCGAGGGCGTGCGCCTGGCCACCAAGGGCGCCGCCGACACGATCCGTGAGGAGGGCTTCGCGCCCCTGCGCGAGCTGATGGACAACTTCGCCAAGGCGGGCGGCACCATCTACGTCTGCTCGCCCTGCTTCAAGAAGCGCAAGCTGGACGAGAACAACCTGGTGGCCGGTGCCGCCATCGTGGGCGGGGCCAAGCTGGTGGAGTTCCTCTCCGACGGCAGCCCCTGCGTCAGCTACTAGGCGAAGGGATCCGGCCGACCCCGGCCGACGAGACTTCAGCCGTCCCTCGAGACGATCTGATCCGAGAGCCACTTGAGGAGCTCGAGCGTGAGCGCGGGCCGGTTCCGGATCAGCCACTCGAGACGTTCGTTCCGCATGACGAGAAGCTCTGCCTCGGTCACGGCGACCGCGGCGGCCGAACGTGGCGCGTGCCTGAACAGCGCCATCTCCCCCAGCAGCTCCCCTTCCTTCACCAGATTGAGCCGGCGCTCGCCGCCGGCGGATCGCTTGACGATCTCGATCGTCCCCGCGTGAACGAGGTACGCCTCTCCCTGCGCGTCGTCGCCCTCCTCGAAGATGACCGCGCCGGGCGCGTAGTGCCGCCGCTCGATGTCGCCGAGCGTGAGATTCCGGTAGATCTCGATCCCGATCGCGGGGAGGTGCGACTTGCTCTCCACCGGCAGCCGAGCGTTCGCCCACGCCCCGAGACCGCCCTTGAGGATCCGGACATTGCTCCACCCCTGGCGACGCAAGAGCCGGGCGACCTCGGCGCTCGTTCGCTCTTCGGGAGTCGTGCAGACCGTGACGATGAGCTGGTCCTTCGCGTCCGGCAGGTCGATGTGCGCCTCCGTGACGCGCTCGGGGTCGAGGCGGATCGCCTTCGGGATCGAAAGGGGGCTGGTCTCGTAGTCGGCGTGAGTGCGCACATCGAGAAGGACAGGATTCAACCCCCTTTCCAGGAAGTCGACGACCTGCCCCGGATGGACCCGATATCGGTTGCGCCTCCATCGCCTCGCTCCCCACACCGCCCACGTCGTGACGCTCACCAGCGCCAGCGCGCCGGCGGTCGTCCATGCCCAGGGAAAGGGGCGGACCGGCGGGTGGGCGAGCTTGTCCTCGGCCTCCCGCATCGAGCGCTTGACGACCACGAGGCCGGGCAGCAATGCATCCGCTTCCCGGAACTTCGCCACCGCGAGCGAGTACCGCTCGTCTAGCAGGGCCGTGACCCCAGCCGCCCATACCGGATTGAAGCGGCTCTCGCCCGGGATCACGGCGGTACCCGCCAAAAAGGCGCGCACATCCTTGGCCGGAATCAGGAAATTGAAACCCTGGACCTCCGCGTTGCCGCGGAGGGAGATGAACGTCATGACGCCGACGACGGATCCGTTGTCGTCCACGGCGGGCCCGCCACTGTTTCCATAAACGGCGGAAGCGTCGGTCTGGATGACGTCCTGACCGATGGCGTCCGTGTTGAATCCCGACACCTGTCCCTTCGTGGCGGACGCTTCCTTCAAGGCCGTTCGGCTGAGGAGCTCGTGATCTCTGACCACTCCCGGGAAACCCAAGATGTGGAGATCGTCGCCGAGCTTGGGCTCCTTGTCCGTGATCGACATGACGGGGTACGCGCCATCCTCGATCTTGAGCAAGGCCAGATCGCGCCCGGAATCCTTGAGCGGATTGCCCTTCGCGTCGAGCGTGATCGGTGGGCTGAACTTCGCGACCCGGGCCTCGAGATTCGCGCCGTTGGACAGCAGCACGCTGACCCGGCCCGTCGGCGTGAGCTTGACCGTGGCGAGGGGAATCGCGCGGAGCAGCTCTTCCTCGAGGTCAGGCCGCTGACCTCGCGCCAACCCCCGGGCGCTCAGCGCCGGGTACACACAGCCTTCCTCGACGGCCCGGAGCTTGAGGTTGAACTCGACCCACGGCGGCACACGGTAGGCCGGATCGACGACGTGCGCGTTGGTGATGAGGTAACCTCGACCATCCACGAACCATCCGGTGCCGACCTCGATGAATGGCTTCGGGCTCACCGTGATCGGACCCTGGCCGCAATTCACCGTCGCGCTCGCTCTGACCTCGGCGCTGACGAGTGCGACAGCCGGCACGGCGCGGAGCAAGGCCTCCTGCACGGAGACGGCCAACGACGGCGCGGGCGTGGCGGCAACGCTGGCGCTCGCGGCCAGCACGGTGGCCCACCGGACTCTCGAGGCTCTCGCGCTCATCGGGTCAGGGGCC from Candidatus Methylomirabilota bacterium carries:
- a CDS encoding sulfurtransferase TusA family protein, giving the protein MNADAVWDAGDLGCGDLVLQLRFRMEALSAGQVLHLVALDSGAPADLPAWCRLTGHRLLSAEHPVYLIRRKES
- a CDS encoding trypsin-like peptidase domain-containing protein, coding for MPAVALVSAEVRASATVNCGQGPITVSPKPFIEVGTGWFVDGRGYLITNAHVVDPAYRVPPWVEFNLKLRAVEEGCVYPALSARGLARGQRPDLEEELLRAIPLATVKLTPTGRVSVLLSNGANLEARVAKFSPPITLDAKGNPLKDSGRDLALLKIEDGAYPVMSITDKEPKLGDDLHILGFPGVVRDHELLSRTALKEASATKGQVSGFNTDAIGQDVIQTDASAVYGNSGGPAVDDNGSVVGVMTFISLRGNAEVQGFNFLIPAKDVRAFLAGTAVIPGESRFNPVWAAGVTALLDERYSLAVAKFREADALLPGLVVVKRSMREAEDKLAHPPVRPFPWAWTTAGALALVSVTTWAVWGARRWRRNRYRVHPGQVVDFLERGLNPVLLDVRTHADYETSPLSIPKAIRLDPERVTEAHIDLPDAKDQLIVTVCTTPEERTSAEVARLLRRQGWSNVRILKGGLGAWANARLPVESKSHLPAIGIEIYRNLTLGDIERRHYAPGAVIFEEGDDAQGEAYLVHAGTIEIVKRSAGGERRLNLVKEGELLGEMALFRHAPRSAAAVAVTEAELLVMRNERLEWLIRNRPALTLELLKWLSDQIVSRDG
- a CDS encoding DsrE family protein gives rise to the protein MAGKFCVNLTHAHDNPDKATVGFVIANAAVGSGKETLVFLSVEGVRLATKGAADTIREEGFAPLRELMDNFAKAGGTIYVCSPCFKKRKLDENNLVAGAAIVGGAKLVEFLSDGSPCVSY